One genomic region from Alteromonas pelagimontana encodes:
- a CDS encoding HPP family protein: MFTELKHYMGLGRGTTSAKEKAVAGATGMVAIGLIYFAGLSFGQNAYIFADCFVLIPIAATAVLLFSVPHGALSQPWPVIGGNVVSALVGVVCSNYIHSPLLAASMAVGGAIFFMNYFKCIHPPGGATALTAVLGGDGVKHLGYLFILFPVLFSAVIMVLLAIILNYPFKWRLYPVHLFHLTHTVQRVEPSQRKSEITLEDFIAAVNQHDSYIDITEESWVELFELAKLNAEKEVIHPKEIKVNAFYSNGQLGKDWSVREVLHRTKATAKHAGQVTFQRVAGTTIGNIETCNVEEFRAWAKFQVVKKDSFWQKCG, translated from the coding sequence ATGTTTACCGAACTTAAACACTATATGGGACTGGGACGCGGAACGACTTCAGCCAAAGAAAAAGCTGTGGCTGGTGCGACAGGCATGGTAGCCATTGGCCTGATATATTTTGCAGGACTAAGTTTTGGGCAAAATGCCTATATCTTTGCCGACTGTTTTGTTCTTATTCCCATTGCTGCCACCGCGGTTCTACTTTTTTCCGTACCTCATGGTGCGCTTTCCCAACCGTGGCCGGTCATTGGTGGCAACGTCGTGAGTGCGCTGGTCGGTGTGGTGTGTAGTAACTATATCCACTCGCCGCTGCTGGCTGCCAGCATGGCTGTTGGCGGCGCAATTTTCTTTATGAACTATTTTAAGTGCATTCACCCTCCTGGGGGGGCCACCGCACTCACTGCGGTACTTGGTGGGGATGGCGTAAAGCATTTAGGGTATCTATTCATTCTTTTTCCTGTGTTGTTCAGTGCGGTGATCATGGTGTTACTGGCAATTATTCTGAATTATCCTTTCAAGTGGCGCTTGTATCCCGTACACCTTTTTCACTTAACGCACACTGTACAGCGTGTGGAACCTAGCCAACGGAAATCAGAGATAACCCTTGAAGATTTTATCGCCGCAGTTAATCAACATGATTCCTACATTGATATTACTGAAGAGAGCTGGGTAGAGCTTTTTGAACTGGCTAAACTCAACGCAGAAAAAGAAGTGATTCATCCCAAAGAGATTAAGGTAAATGCTTTTTACAGCAACGGACAGTTGGGAAAAGACTGGTCTGTTCGTGAAGTGTTGCACCGCACAAAAGCCACTGCTAAACACGCTGGACAAGTCACTTTTCAACGGGTAGCCGGCACGACTATCGGCAATATAGAAACATGCAATGTTGAGGAGTTTCGTGCATGGGCGAAGTTCCAGGTGGTGAAAAAAGATTCCTTTTGGCAAAAATGCGGTTGA
- a CDS encoding porin, which translates to MKFSLLRCLPLALAFSSTANADIQFSGFGTVSAGVLTEENTKIRDYTDTDVNFSQGSFFALQAFSDLGDGLSVTTQIRARGNEDWDPEFTWAYLSYQAKNNWRIQVGRQRIPVYLYSDYLDVSYAYHWIAPPTEVYQSFFDSINGVSSIHDFTVGESQVNLRFYYGQENNTDNGVEFDIDNVFSAVASVNYDWWTFRTTYLNLELGADLGLTPLADAWRQTPFAYIGDDLEIYEDTLEGLEFGVIFDNQDWLFVAEYISVAMDNTLIGDNKPWMVSLGKRFDSVMFHGTVGRDSAKTGVDLSVIPSGVTPQLDQLTATTEGVLASRTRESQFYTVGVRWDFHDSAAFKAEYTNSEQADGSDAGLFQIAVVTVF; encoded by the coding sequence ATGAAATTTTCCTTATTGCGTTGTCTGCCATTGGCACTGGCATTTTCTTCAACTGCCAATGCTGATATCCAGTTTAGTGGCTTTGGCACCGTTTCAGCGGGTGTACTTACCGAAGAAAATACCAAAATTCGAGACTATACTGATACCGATGTCAACTTCTCGCAAGGCTCCTTTTTTGCGTTACAGGCGTTCTCGGATTTAGGTGACGGCCTCAGTGTTACCACACAAATCAGAGCGCGCGGAAACGAGGATTGGGATCCAGAGTTCACCTGGGCATACCTATCGTATCAGGCCAAAAATAACTGGCGAATTCAGGTGGGTCGGCAACGTATTCCTGTTTATCTTTATTCTGATTACTTAGATGTGTCCTACGCATATCACTGGATAGCGCCGCCAACGGAGGTTTATCAATCATTCTTTGACAGCATCAATGGTGTCTCTTCTATTCACGATTTCACGGTCGGTGAAAGTCAGGTAAACCTGCGTTTTTATTATGGTCAGGAAAACAACACAGACAACGGCGTAGAGTTTGACATCGATAATGTGTTTAGTGCTGTCGCCAGCGTCAACTATGACTGGTGGACTTTCCGGACAACCTATCTTAATTTGGAACTCGGAGCAGATCTTGGGTTGACACCGCTTGCTGACGCTTGGCGCCAGACTCCTTTCGCCTATATTGGCGATGATTTGGAAATTTACGAAGATACGTTAGAAGGGTTGGAATTCGGCGTTATTTTCGATAATCAGGATTGGCTATTTGTGGCCGAATACATTTCCGTAGCAATGGACAACACGCTCATAGGCGATAATAAACCGTGGATGGTGTCGCTGGGCAAGCGGTTTGACTCTGTCATGTTTCATGGCACGGTTGGTCGGGATTCGGCAAAAACTGGCGTAGATTTATCGGTTATTCCTTCAGGCGTAACGCCTCAGTTAGATCAGCTCACCGCGACTACAGAGGGAGTATTAGCTAGCCGAACCAGAGAATCGCAGTTTTATACAGTGGGTGTACGTTGGGACTTTCATGATTCCGCAGCATTTAAGGCTGAATATACGAATTCTGAGCAAGCGGATGGCAGCGATGCAGGCCTGTTTCAAATCGCCGTTGTTACAGTTTTTTAA
- a CDS encoding acyltransferase family protein, with translation MKYRSEIDGLRALAILPVVWMHAGLPGVSGGYLGVDVFFVISGFLITSIITTEIQQNSFSLLTFYERRARRILPALVAVIFATSAVIPVITVAPKTLLDYGASVVSVVVFASNFFFWQTSGYFGSASELSPMLHTWSLAVEEQYYIFFPLLAMLVLPQGKRLFIALLIVILLVSITLAQIMAVTAPIPNFYLLPSRAWELMAGALASFLITSNGVKNVKPLLANLLALAGMLMVMLSYLTFTPNTPHPSMLTAVPVAGVVLMLLFARQYNLAATILSVKAFTFIGLMSYSLYLWHQPVLALAKIYYGEHLSTSAKVGLIVLTFGVSALCWKYVESPFRNKQVYSRRRIFSLSAVSLSVVLLAGLLYQQNVSVRKLFQPHDMYRYELLQVAGESHSHQDMYEQACKFWSPEFSPAFIARFKECAKRFDQGIMILGGSHGMDLYNAVARNSENPFVVSVSRGSCRAHKYNGNPKDIPHCQYEDFKTFAQEYAENLSTVVYTQTPDRLFAHNDMFSSNSTEVLGEYIDQIVSYLDTLQKSYDLNVIMIGMLPPIKVPPFYWDYNVPLEQQAKSNVSANAVALVKTVDTLLRSKLAAKDITYVTKMDAFALNLPDDLIIDGNITYSDNRHLSTKGEEIFGKRLMTHLYKKGFADFKPVSQ, from the coding sequence ATGAAGTATAGAAGCGAAATAGATGGCTTGAGAGCCCTCGCCATTCTCCCGGTAGTCTGGATGCATGCGGGTCTACCTGGGGTAAGCGGCGGCTATCTTGGTGTGGATGTATTTTTTGTAATCAGCGGCTTTTTGATTACCTCTATCATCACCACTGAAATTCAGCAAAATAGCTTCTCATTACTTACATTCTATGAGCGTCGGGCGCGCAGAATTCTGCCGGCGTTAGTCGCAGTTATTTTCGCGACGTCAGCGGTTATTCCTGTCATTACTGTTGCCCCGAAAACGCTGCTCGATTACGGTGCCAGCGTCGTCAGTGTGGTGGTATTTGCCTCCAACTTTTTCTTTTGGCAAACATCAGGTTATTTTGGTTCTGCGTCTGAGCTCTCGCCGATGCTTCATACCTGGAGCCTGGCGGTCGAAGAGCAGTATTATATTTTCTTCCCGTTACTTGCCATGTTAGTCCTGCCCCAGGGAAAGCGTTTATTCATTGCGTTACTGATTGTAATTTTACTGGTAAGTATTACTTTAGCCCAAATCATGGCTGTTACCGCGCCTATTCCAAATTTTTACTTGCTTCCCAGCAGAGCGTGGGAACTTATGGCGGGCGCTTTAGCCAGTTTTCTCATAACCAGCAATGGTGTGAAGAACGTTAAACCTCTTCTTGCAAACCTACTAGCGCTGGCAGGTATGCTGATGGTAATGCTGAGCTATCTTACATTTACCCCAAACACACCGCACCCATCCATGCTGACAGCCGTTCCTGTTGCAGGGGTAGTATTGATGTTGTTATTCGCCAGACAATATAACCTTGCCGCGACGATATTATCCGTTAAAGCATTTACCTTTATCGGGCTGATGAGTTATAGCCTATACCTGTGGCACCAACCCGTTCTTGCGCTTGCCAAAATTTATTACGGCGAGCATTTATCCACTTCAGCTAAAGTTGGGTTAATTGTCCTTACTTTTGGGGTTAGCGCCCTCTGCTGGAAATACGTAGAATCGCCTTTTAGAAACAAGCAGGTCTACTCACGTCGGCGTATATTTTCTCTCAGTGCAGTGTCTTTATCCGTGGTGCTACTTGCCGGGCTGCTCTATCAGCAAAATGTGTCCGTGCGGAAGCTTTTTCAACCACACGATATGTACCGCTATGAACTGCTACAGGTGGCTGGCGAGTCCCACAGTCATCAGGATATGTATGAACAGGCGTGCAAATTCTGGTCGCCTGAATTTTCTCCCGCTTTCATAGCCCGATTTAAAGAATGTGCAAAACGCTTCGACCAAGGGATAATGATACTTGGCGGTAGCCATGGTATGGATCTTTACAACGCTGTGGCGAGAAACAGCGAAAACCCGTTTGTGGTCAGCGTTTCCCGAGGCTCCTGTCGCGCTCACAAATACAATGGTAATCCCAAAGATATTCCTCATTGTCAGTACGAAGATTTTAAAACCTTTGCACAGGAATACGCGGAAAACTTGTCAACGGTGGTGTACACCCAAACCCCCGATCGCCTGTTTGCCCATAATGACATGTTCAGTTCAAATTCTACTGAGGTCTTAGGCGAATACATCGACCAGATCGTGAGTTATCTTGATACCCTACAAAAAAGTTATGATCTTAACGTCATTATGATTGGAATGTTACCGCCAATAAAAGTACCTCCCTTCTACTGGGATTACAACGTGCCGCTTGAGCAGCAAGCTAAAAGTAATGTTTCTGCAAATGCGGTGGCGTTAGTTAAAACAGTAGATACTTTATTGCGTAGCAAACTCGCTGCAAAAGACATTACTTACGTGACTAAGATGGATGCTTTTGCGCTGAATCTGCCAGACGATCTTATTATTGATGGCAACATTACGTATTCCGATAACCGTCATCTCAGCACGAAAGGAGAGGAAATATTCGGTAAGCGGCTGATGACGCATCTATATAAAAAGGGATTTGCGGATTTTAAGCCGGTTAGCCAATAA
- a CDS encoding IS982 family transposase, producing the protein MKNLVELFCDVDDFCKVFIPQWQKQLLEDGTRRRRRECRMSMSEMMTIIIGFHMSHHRDFKNYYSGYVRVFYRNAFPDLLSYTRFLEVMPRTIVPMCAYFSTLKGKPTGIEFIDSTSLKVCHNIRIPRHKTFDGIAQRGKGTMGWFYGFKLHLIVSHLGEIVATKVTTGNVHDTKPVEELARHLPDKLYGDKGYLSKALEANLFEKGVKLITTVRKNMKAKAMSLWDRAMLSKRFIIETINDQLKNISYIEHSRHRSINGFTLNLMAGLVAYCLKENKPSLNISDIERNAMVVA; encoded by the coding sequence ATGAAGAATCTAGTTGAATTATTTTGCGATGTCGATGACTTTTGCAAAGTGTTTATTCCCCAATGGCAAAAGCAGCTACTTGAAGACGGCACCAGAAGACGACGACGTGAGTGCCGTATGTCAATGAGTGAAATGATGACAATCATCATCGGTTTTCACATGTCACATCATCGCGATTTTAAGAATTATTACTCGGGGTATGTAAGAGTATTTTATCGCAACGCATTTCCTGATTTGCTTAGTTATACACGCTTTTTAGAAGTAATGCCGCGAACAATTGTGCCCATGTGTGCCTACTTCAGTACTTTAAAGGGAAAGCCTACAGGCATTGAATTCATTGACTCTACCAGCCTAAAGGTTTGCCATAACATTCGCATACCTCGCCATAAAACCTTTGACGGGATAGCGCAAAGAGGAAAAGGAACAATGGGCTGGTTTTACGGCTTTAAACTACACTTGATAGTGAGCCATCTGGGTGAAATCGTGGCGACAAAAGTGACGACGGGGAATGTCCATGACACAAAACCTGTCGAAGAATTAGCTCGACATTTACCCGACAAATTGTATGGCGATAAAGGGTATTTGAGCAAAGCATTAGAAGCTAATTTATTTGAGAAAGGCGTCAAACTTATCACCACGGTTCGCAAAAATATGAAAGCAAAAGCGATGTCTTTATGGGACAGAGCGATGCTATCGAAGCGCTTCATTATTGAAACTATCAACGACCAATTAAAGAACATTTCATACATTGAGCACTCAAGGCATCGGAGTATAAATGGTTTTACACTCAATTTAATGGCTGGTCTGGTGGCTTATTGTCTTAAAGAAAACAAGCCATCCCTTAATATCAGTGACATTGAGCGCAATGCGATGGTTGTTGCTTAA
- a CDS encoding methyl-accepting chemotaxis protein — translation MKFLLKLSVAKKIFLIPIIGAASFVVFIVINSYISTQNAKQLKVAKNIDFPALQLSSTALASMEEIRDLLAAAVTTGDTEALAQAQASAEATLQSLREIENIDPELSGEVSAVLNEFNAYFSLALPITESMLNNTTDFSTLNEQLEEMNASYTTVTEHLLRFKQARAEAFDTAFSDYNEAQQFLLMLGIVMGVLTIIILFATAWPIVSEIRGNLNRVVQSLRNIAEENGDLTIRIPSNSKDEVGELVTYFNRFMERLQNIVKDIVETTLPLSSLAQSLHALTSETNLTIKNQQASAIEAKSAVDNMNESVNSVASHASEAAKAANEASRAAQEGKLVVGNTVSSIEGLANNVAEAADVIKKLEGDSNKVGAVLDVIKGIAEQTNLLALNAAIEAARAGEQGRGFAVVADEVRTLASRTQKSTEEIQQTIQQLQSAAHSAVAVMSKGNDFAKESVETANSAGASLDTITQTIEQISQMNAQIAQSTDIQQSTSKNIVGSVDAISRRTEETGKNSYQLASAST, via the coding sequence ATGAAATTTCTGTTAAAACTTTCAGTCGCTAAAAAAATCTTTCTCATTCCTATTATCGGAGCAGCAAGTTTCGTCGTTTTTATCGTAATTAACAGCTACATTTCTACCCAAAATGCAAAACAGCTTAAGGTTGCAAAGAATATTGACTTTCCTGCGTTGCAGTTAAGTTCAACAGCATTAGCGAGTATGGAAGAAATCCGTGATCTTCTTGCTGCCGCTGTCACCACTGGAGATACCGAAGCATTAGCGCAAGCTCAGGCTTCTGCCGAAGCCACCCTACAAAGTCTGAGGGAGATCGAGAACATAGATCCAGAGTTAAGTGGTGAGGTAAGCGCCGTATTAAACGAATTTAACGCCTATTTTAGTCTTGCGCTGCCCATTACTGAATCTATGTTAAACAACACCACTGACTTCAGCACACTGAACGAGCAGCTAGAAGAAATGAATGCCAGTTATACAACTGTTACCGAACACCTGCTGCGTTTTAAGCAAGCCCGTGCTGAAGCATTTGATACGGCATTTTCTGATTACAATGAAGCTCAGCAGTTCTTATTGATGCTGGGCATTGTGATGGGCGTGCTTACCATCATCATTTTGTTTGCAACAGCCTGGCCCATTGTTTCAGAAATCAGAGGAAACCTGAATCGCGTGGTGCAATCGTTACGAAATATCGCCGAGGAAAATGGTGATCTGACTATTCGCATTCCCTCTAACTCGAAAGATGAAGTCGGTGAGCTGGTAACGTATTTCAACCGCTTTATGGAGCGGCTACAGAATATCGTGAAAGACATTGTAGAGACAACGCTGCCGTTGTCGTCGCTGGCACAAAGCTTACATGCGCTGACATCAGAAACCAATCTTACTATTAAGAATCAACAAGCTTCCGCCATTGAAGCAAAGTCGGCGGTAGACAATATGAACGAGTCAGTCAATTCTGTGGCAAGCCATGCATCAGAGGCTGCCAAAGCCGCAAATGAAGCTTCCAGAGCCGCGCAAGAAGGTAAGCTGGTTGTGGGAAATACGGTCTCCAGCATTGAAGGTTTAGCGAATAATGTGGCTGAAGCCGCAGATGTTATCAAGAAACTTGAGGGTGATTCCAATAAAGTCGGCGCCGTACTGGACGTAATAAAAGGAATTGCGGAACAAACCAATCTGCTTGCGCTAAATGCCGCTATTGAAGCTGCCCGCGCTGGGGAACAGGGACGCGGCTTTGCTGTGGTCGCTGATGAAGTCCGTACGCTTGCTTCCAGAACGCAGAAGTCTACTGAAGAAATTCAACAAACCATTCAGCAACTGCAAAGTGCTGCGCATTCCGCCGTAGCGGTGATGAGCAAAGGCAACGATTTCGCGAAAGAAAGCGTGGAAACCGCTAATTCCGCTGGTGCGAGCTTAGATACCATTACTCAGACTATAGAACAAATTAGCCAAATGAACGCCCAGATCGCTCAATCTACTGATATTCAGCAATCCACATCTAAAAATATTGTGGGTAGTGTCGATGCGATCTCCCGCCGGACAGAAGAAACGGGTAAAAATTCCTATCAACTGGCTTCTGCCAGCACCTAG
- a CDS encoding LysR family transcriptional regulator translates to MDIHLAQTFIAVAQSGSLIAAAKALHVSQTTVTARIKNLETQLRCTLLIRNRSGAHLTENGQRLLPYAHQMIQIWEASKRDVPAPSETSEVLTIGCEQSLWNPLLSAWVSVICRSFPDIALRTIVAESDRLNRDIKAGFIDIALVHLPAYATNVCVEHLLDEKLIMVTSRSARTRSARMRSARLPADEYVYVDWGQEFAEQHDAAFPELIQSRIYFNFGPAALQYILKEGGRGYFRTRVVNRHLNSQDLHRVVDTPEFSYPVYILHRKAPTETVILCVEKLRNLAKSESNWF, encoded by the coding sequence ATGGATATTCATCTTGCGCAAACTTTTATTGCAGTTGCCCAATCCGGTAGTCTGATTGCCGCCGCTAAGGCACTGCATGTCTCCCAAACTACTGTCACCGCGCGGATAAAAAATCTGGAAACACAGCTTCGGTGTACGTTACTGATCCGCAACCGAAGTGGCGCCCACTTGACCGAAAATGGCCAACGTTTACTCCCCTATGCCCATCAAATGATACAAATATGGGAGGCAAGCAAGCGAGATGTGCCTGCGCCCTCTGAAACATCAGAGGTACTGACCATTGGCTGCGAGCAAAGCCTGTGGAATCCTTTATTATCAGCATGGGTGAGCGTTATCTGTCGGTCTTTTCCAGATATTGCGCTGCGCACTATTGTGGCAGAATCTGATCGGCTCAATCGCGATATTAAAGCCGGATTCATCGATATCGCGCTGGTTCATTTGCCAGCGTACGCCACTAATGTGTGTGTTGAGCACCTTTTGGATGAAAAGCTGATCATGGTGACATCGCGGTCTGCCAGGACGCGGTCTGCCAGGATGCGGTCTGCCAGGCTACCTGCAGACGAATATGTTTACGTTGATTGGGGGCAGGAATTTGCGGAGCAACACGACGCTGCATTTCCTGAGCTCATCCAAAGTCGCATTTACTTTAATTTCGGTCCCGCTGCGCTTCAATATATTCTGAAAGAAGGCGGAAGAGGCTATTTCAGAACGCGCGTGGTAAATCGCCATCTGAATTCCCAGGATCTTCACCGGGTAGTGGATACGCCTGAATTTTCCTATCCTGTCTATATTCTTCACCGCAAAGCGCCGACAGAGACGGTAATACTGTGTGTTGAGAAACTGCGCAATCTCGCCAAATCGGAAAGTAATTGGTTCTAG